One endosymbiont 'TC1' of Trimyema compressum genomic window, GTATTTTATCTTTTGTCTCAACATTATCATTATTGATAAATACTCCTGGTTCTATTATCGTAATACTTGCATAAATCATACCTTCTTTTTTTACTGAACCATCTAAATTAAAATAATCATCAATATTAACAGCATTATTATCTGTATCTGTATATTTAATTAGTACAAAATTAGGATTTGGAGCTATTTCATCATCTTTTTTATTTGCATAGTAACCAAGTTTTGAAAATCTAATTTACTTAAATCACTCTTTTTTCCTATCCCATATGCTTTTCCTTATTGCTTGAGGACTAAACTATCTTGCATCATATTACCATAATTAGTAAAACCATAAGACTGTAATTGCTCAGCAAAATTAGTAGGAAATAAGTTATTTGAAAAATCAACAAACTCCATTTGAATATTCTTAAAATATTTAAAACTGTCAGGAAGATTTGTTAATTTATTGTGTTTTATATCTAAAATTTTTAGATTTATCAAATCTCCTATACTATCTGGCAAACTTGTTATTTCATTATTAAACGCATGCATATATTGCAAATTAGTTAGCTTTCCAATACTCCCTGGTAAAGTTTTAATTTTATTATTTCCAAAACCTATATTTTCTAATTTAGAAAATATTTCAATTCCAGTAAGGTCTGTTAAATTAGATCCATCAATACTAAGCCCTTTACAATTTTGTATATCCTCATCTATCACACCAGTAATTTCTTTTCCAAAATAATTTGCTATCACTTTTGCTGTATACGTATTTGGGAATTGTTGTTCAAATGTTACAATCCCTCCTTTCACGTCTTTTCTGTACCAATCATCAAACTCTCCTTTTGATAATGTTCCCGCAAATAATGAGCCTGTATTTACTAAGAAAAAACATACTAACAATAGTAAGAATAATTTTTTTCATTTTAGTATCTCCTTTTTAAATATAGTATTATTAGTATAATTATAATAAATATAATTGATATCGTAAATAATATCATGCTATTTTTTTGAATTACTTTTTTGTAAACAGTTTCATTGAGTCATAATAATTATTATTTTTCTAAAATTGAATAAAAGAGAGCAATAAATATTATTTTAGGATTTGTATAATCAAATATAACATGATATATTTATTATAGATTTTTCATATTTTGTGTCCTTGGAGTTCAGAGAAGCCAGCCCATTGCGAATTGGCTTTTTTTGTTATCCTATATTTCTCAAACAAAAAAAGACATATCTTTTCAGAACATGCCTTCTTTTGTAAATAAAAATCCTACTTATTAGGTAGGTACATTAAAATTATATCATATCATATTTTATATGTCTATAGCAAAACTCCCTAAGCTTATTGCCTAGGAAGTTTTACCTTAAATAAAAAGATTAAAAGGTACTTGATGTCACATTAATTACCGCTAAATAATAATGGAAGGGTTATACTTAAGCGGGTTATTTTCGAGAAGAACAAGAAGAAAATATCGGAAACAATCAAGCCATCATATCCATTCAAATATTCTGAATTAAGACTTTAAAGCAAATTGTAAAAATCAAATTTGCTTTGGTGATATTACCTATATACCAACCCAAGAAGGAATAATCTATTATAGCGTATTTATTGATTGTTTTACAAGAAAGATTGTAGGGTACAGTATTCGCTCACACATGAGATTAACAATGGTTATAGAAAGCTTAGAAATGGCAATTATCAAAGAGAAACCCAAAGCAGGGCTAATTTTTATATCGATTTTATGAAGTAATACAACATTATCATTTTATCCATAGCTACTTACGTAAAGGAAACCCATACGATAATCCAATGATGGAATCATTTTACAAATCATTCAAGGGAGAGGTAATGCTAATAAAGCAAGAGTCATGCAATCGTAGATACACATGAATATCTTGAGGATCACTATAATAAAAAGCGGATGCATTCAAGTTTGGCATACTTAACCCCTTCTCAATTTGAGGTGTCCACCTAATTATCTTAACTATTGTGTCCACTTTTCTATTGACACGCCAAACTTAATTTCACTTTTTTCTATCTACTCTATTGACATTCTTCCAGCTGAACATCAATAACTGGAGCTTTTGTTTCAACATGCGTAGATTGTTCCTGCGTAGTAGCAGATTTTTCAGGTTGAATTGGCTTTTCAGGTTGAATTGGCTTTTCTGGTTGAATTGGCTTTTCAGGTTGAATTGGCTTTTCTGGTTGAGGCAATATGACTTGTTCCTGCTTAGCTGCTGATTCTTCTGCCTTTAAAGAATGTGGTTGTGCAAAACATAAGTTAGCGAATAACATAGCTATTATTAGTAAACACATAATAGCTTTTTTGAACGTGGCTAGACTTTGACTTTTCATGGTTTTTACCTTCTTTCTTATTAAATATTCAGTCTGTCTTTTTGTTCCCTTAGGTGTACACTATAGAATACAGTTTGTGCAATAAAAATTTATAAAAAAGAGAATATTTTTTATAAATAACCTAGAGGAAATCAATCCCCTAGGCTATTATCCCACTACTCTACTTCTTAAAAATCTTATCAATCTCTTCTTTAATAAACCACCTAATTAGAATAGCTATCCAATCTTGATTAGTTGAATCATTTTGATTAACAGCATGAATCTTAACATCATTATCCTTTTTGCCACAGTCCAAATCAATTGCTTTTCCAGAATACTTATTGATAATCTGAATTATTGGGAAGCCGGCCTCCGTTTGACCTCTAAGTTTATGTATAAACTGTTGTCTAGAGTGGTCATGTTCCTCATTCCAAAATATGAATTGAATACCCTCTCTAAATGATAGCTCTGGTAAGTCTAAAACTCTCTTACCTCCATTAAGCGCAGTAGTCCAATGTTCAGCAGCGTTAGACCAGTTAAATATCTATCTTTCTGACTCATTATCTTCCCAGCCTTGGGCTACATTCCTTGATTTTGAACAATTAAGTATAGTTCCAGAAGTTAAATTTTCAAGATATTCAGGTTTAGGAACTAAAGGTTCTTAATAATTTGCCCCGCCTCGCGCATCAAAGCCCTTGCTAAAGCTCTTACAAGCCTCTGTTCTATATGAAGCCTTGACCATTAAATCTGCATCTTTCTTATTATCAACAAATCCAAGCTTCAACAACACTGCTCTTCTTTGGGTTTCTCTCAATACATAAAAGTCTTCTGCTTTTAAACCTCTATTTGCTAATCCATATTTCCTTGCTACTGCACCATAAGCATTATGCACAGTATGTCCTAAATTAGATGTTGATGGGTCACTCCAAGATTTTGTATAAATATAAGTCTCATAACCTGTTCCCCCTCCTGCATTTGCATGTAGGCTAACAAACAACCAAGGCTTCCCATATCTGTTAGACTCATTTACTGGTACTGTTAAATCACTATTAGCATTAGCACCATCTTGCAAAACATAATAATCTCCACCTAACCTTGCTAATGCATTTTCTAACTCCGCCGCGCCCCAAGCATGGGTAATATCTACCTCTCTAACTTGTCCAACAGCACCTGGATCACTTCCTCCATGTCCTCTGTCAATTAATATTCTTTCTGACATTTAAAATCAATTCCTTTCTCTCTTATATTCTGAATCATAAATTTTAATTAACTTAAAACCTTTTGTTTAAACATTTTAATATGTTTTTCTCCTCTTGTCAGTGTTGCATTATCTTTTGGCATCACGGCAAGTATGAAATTTAGCAATGAACATCTCAATCTAGTTTAACATCTTTAATCATTTTATTTTTTAGAAGAAGCAAAGGACTGTATTCATGAGTGATAATATACATCGCTAGTAAATAAGGGAAACCTACGACTACATGACCTAACCCCTGTCAGGTTGTAAAATTTTGCTTAGGTTGTACTCCCATTATTGTTAATATCGGTAAAAATGAAACTAGCACAATTTCTAAGTAGAACTGGGGCTATTACCTCTTTCTTTAAAAAAACTTTTATTTTATCAATTATCCTAATTGGGAAAAACAAGATAAACATTACAGAACTTATCGAATTTTTTAATAAACAAACTAAGCAAAATTAAAAAATAATAATAAAAAAGAACCTAAGCCTGCAAGTAAAGAAGTTCTTTTATGAGGAATGTAAAATGGCAAATTATATCAAAAATAAAAAACTATGGAAAACTAACATTAGCTTAGAGAAGATTAAAGGAATTTATAAATGTAAAACTGAAAAGGAAGCTGATGAATATTTCGAAAATTTAAAAAGAAATTCAGAGTATGCTGGAATTAGCTTTGAAGAATGGATTGGGGAATGGTCAGATATAAAAAAGGTGAAGTGAGTTCTAAAACCTATGATGAGTATATAAACGTAACTAAAAAGCATTATCACTAAATCATTGCCCAAATTAATTACATGGATATACTAACCTCATCATAGCCCCTAAATTAGGAACAAGAGCAGGGGAAATGTGGTTCTTTGTTGGAGCGCGTCTAAATCAAGCAAAAAATGAAAACATCATTACCTACAATCCTTGAAAATGATTTTATTAAAATAATACAGAATCAGTTAATTATAAAGTGGCATTCATGCTTATATACAAGAATGAACTAAGACCTCAAGAAGTTGTTGGATTGCATAAATCAGATATTGACTTTAATTGGAGTTACGGTTTTATTAATAAAGCACTCAGCCATTCAAAAAAAGACTACTATTGGATGAATGGAATAACAGAAAATGCCAACAGGTCCTTTCTTATTTCCAAACCACTGCTACTCTTCTTAGATAAATACCTACAGGACTTCAAAGAATATGACTAAATAATACCCAATGAGTTCAAGGCGCATGAGACATCTGGTAACCTCGAGTATAAACTTTATGCACTTTGTCATACATATGCTTCTAATTTTGTCCGTAATAACGTTAATCTTGAAATTTTTAAAAACAGGATGGGTTATCATAGTATTAATTTTACACTTAAACATATGTTCATGATACCTTCAGGATTGATGAAAACAAATTAAAAGATGAAAATGTCCTTAAGAAAATAACTCTTGTAAAATAATTGGGTATACTTGTCTGAAATCACTAAATATTACACATTATGAAAAAGCGCCTAACCGCATTTTTTAAGCGCTTTTTTGGTACTCCCGAGAGGATTCGAACCTCTGACCAACAGTTTAGGAAACTGCTGCTCTATCCTACTGAGCTACGGAAGCATAATTATAGTCTCATTGTTCTTGATTATATCAAATCTAGTCCTGTAATGAAATATTTTTCTCTTTTTTAATAAGCTGAAAATAATTTTTTATTTAAAAATATATTTTTAAACCCACTATGAAAACATTTACTTGAATTTTTTATTATGACCTTATATTATTGATTCAGATCAATAATATAAGGTCATAATTGCAGGAAATATAATACAGATGAAAATAAATAGTTACTAAAAGGTCATTAATACGTTCTATTCTTTATATTTACATCAAGGATATTTAACACTATTTTAGACATGCAAAAAAAGACTATAATAATAATATAACGATAATAAAACTAAATTAATATAGAATCAAATTGAGGTGAATATTTTATGAAGCTTAAAAATCTGTCAAGAGAGATATTGAAATGTTCAAAATCATTAATAAGGAATCTCAATGATGTAAATCAAGACAAAAACCTTTGCTTTTTAGATACAAATGACATAATTGACAATGTAAAAATAAACGATGATATTTACATCTTTAATGAAGGTTATGGATTACATTATCAATACCTAAACGGTATTCCTACATTTCCTTCCTCGCTATGGCTGCCAAGCTTTATTTTTCCATTTAATAGCATAATTGAGCAAAATTTTAAAAAAGAGAAACTTAAAATACTTGCAAAAGCAACGGCATTTAAAATAGACCAGAAAACATTAAAAAACAGATTACTAAAAATAGGAAAATACAAGCATTATTATTTGAATACTATGTACTGTTTAAAACAATTTATTCTCAATTTATAAAATTACGGCACTATAGTGCTAAAAAACAAATTTTTCTTTTACTTTATCATTATACTAACTCTCTCGTTCCTAATAAGTATGAAAAAATCATATTACTTTACCTTTTTTTATTAGCAAAAAAGTTCTTGCTGAAATTGTCCAAGTTTCGTTAAGATATATTAATTATTTTTTTAAAGAATTAGAAAGAATTGAAATTATTAATGTTAAAGAAAATCTCATAAAATTGGATTTAATTAAAAGTCAGTTATTATACAACACAATAAAACAATCTGAGGAACTTTGAAAGAAATGACAATTCCTCCTGATTTTGAAGATGTTAAAAATAATTTCATTTCGGAACTAATAGCAGAAGAACAAACCAACGTAAATATTAAAAAGATTCAACTAAAAAAATGATATTTTCAGACAAACTAACAGGAAAGAAGAAATTACCCTTATTTCACATGGATACATTGCTGAATATGATATTCTTCCAAATGGCAAAAAAATTATTACGAATATACTGGATGATTTCATCGACTTAATTGAAAGTTTTTCAGAATGTTCATCTGAAAGTAAATATTTTGCATTAGCCAGTACAAC contains:
- a CDS encoding leucine-rich repeat domain-containing protein, encoding MLVCFFLVNTGSLFAGTLSKGEFDDWYRKDVKGGIVTFEQQFPNTYTAKVIANYFGKEITGVIDEDIQNCKGLSIDGSNLTDLTGIEIFSKLENIGFGNNKIKTLPGSIGKLTNLQYMHAFNNEITSLPDSIGDLINLKILDIKHNKLTNLPDSFKYFKNIQMEFVDFSNNLFPTNFAEQLQSYGFTNYGNMMQDSLVLKQ
- a CDS encoding N-acetylmuramoyl-L-alanine amidase, which codes for MSERILIDRGHGGSDPGAVGQVREVDITHAWGAAELENALARLGGDYYVLQDGANANSDLTVPVNESNRYGKPWLFVSLHANAGGGTGYETYIYTKSWSDPSTSNLGHTVHNAYGAVARKYGLANRGLKAEDFYVLRETQRRAVLLKLGFVDNKKDADLMVKASYRTEACKSFSKGFDARGGANY
- a CDS encoding IS3 family transposase, with protein sequence MVDTHEYLEDHYNKKRMHSSLAYLTPSQFEVST